Proteins encoded in a region of the Vicia villosa cultivar HV-30 ecotype Madison, WI linkage group LG5, Vvil1.0, whole genome shotgun sequence genome:
- the LOC131606293 gene encoding SKP1-like protein 1A, whose amino-acid sequence MPSTKKINLKSLDGDIFEVDEAVALESQMIKHMIEDDCADETGIPLPNVTSKILATVIEYCKKHVEAKNSEENSEEKPANDNGLKAWDADFVKVDQVTLFELILAANYLDIKSLLDLTCQATADMMVGKSIEEIRKMFNIENDFTEEEEEAVRRENQWAFD is encoded by the coding sequence ATGCCATCAACAAAGAAGATCAATCTCAAGAGTCTTGATGGTGATATTTTTGAAGTCGACGAAGCAGTGGCGTTGGAATCACAAATGATCAAGCATATGATCGAGGATGATTGCGCTGATGAAACTGGAATCCCTCTCCCAAATGTGACCAGCAAGATTCTGGCAACGGTGATTGAGTACTGCAAGAAGCATGTTGAGGCTAAGAATTCTGAAGAAAATTCTGAAGAAAAACCTGCTAATGATAATGGTCTCAAGGCTTGGGATGCTGACTTCGTCAAGGTTGATCAAGTCACACTGTTTGAACTCATATTGGCTGCAAACTATTTGGACATCAAGAGTCTGTTAGATCTTACATGCCAGGCTACTGCGGACATGATGGTGGGTAAGAGTATTGAGGAGATCCGCAAGATGTTTAATATTGAGAATGACTTtacggaagaggaagaggaagcagTTCGCCGTGAAAATCAGTGGGCTTTTGATTGA